A single region of the Lotus japonicus ecotype B-129 chromosome 4, LjGifu_v1.2 genome encodes:
- the LOC130714124 gene encoding protein PAL OF QUIRKY, giving the protein MATPSQYPPELDTDSVASSPRSDFHDAPPRVRFMVSFRGKILPRPHDNQLRYVGGDTRIVAVNRSASFPALLLKLSKLSGMTKITLKYQLPNEELDALISVTTDEDVENMIDEYDRVAHNQNPRSARLRLFLFQEGQDSRTNSITSLLNGSANRENWFLDALNGGVSGLERGRSEASSMLSEVPDYLFGLDNSEEANREPRLKDRPVFADNVSASDPGSPAPIVSSPFCSTSSVPGVPPVPSLPPVKTKLENPVPERENRIEAETGGHPSPNPNMYPGNTLSHSHPVIHYTPEAAYSGAGHSPQPVPVYYISAPVQPGTVPVQPVPMQAPYPFVQQPYHAVVPAQVPVGYHQYVPGSGQVYSPGVRHVSPGQPFSPTAAVHDALRQRVYQAVHSGPVPVYAAAAVGKDEPQRSGAEFVTGRGTI; this is encoded by the exons ATGGCAACACCCTCACAGTACCCACCTGAGCTAGACACTGACTCAGTCGCCTCCTCCCCTCGCTCCGACTTCCATGACGCGCCGCCACGCGTCCGCTTCATGGTCAGCTTCCGCGGCAAGATCCTCCCCCGCCCCCACGACAATCAGCTCCGCTACGTCGGCGGCGACACCCGAATCGTCGCCGTCAACCGCTCTGCCTCCTTCCCCGCCCTCCTCCTCAAACTCTCTAAACTCTCAG GTATGACCAAGATAACATTGAAGTACCAACTCCCAAACGAGGAGCTCGACGCGTTGATCTCAGTAACAACGGACGAAGACGTGGAGAACATGATAGACGAGTACGACCGCGTCGCACACAATCAAAACCCACGATCGGCTCGGCTTCGGCTCTTCCTCTTCCAAGAAGGCCAAGATTCCAGAACCAACAGCATCACTTCACTTCTCAACGGTTCAGCCAACCGTGAAAACTGGTTCCTCGACGCCTTAAACGGCGGCGTTTCGGGCCTGGAACGAGGTCGCTCCGAAGCTTCTTCTATGCTTTCTGAGGTACCCGATTATCTCTTCGGGTTGGACAATTCGGAAGAAGCAAATCGTGAGCCTCGCCTGAAGGATCGACCCGTTTTCGCTGATAACGTTTCCGCTTCGGATCCGGGTTCTCCTGCCCCGATTGTCTCGTCGCCGTTCTGTTCCACGTCGTCAGTTCCCGGCGTGCCACCTGTCCCCAGCCTCCCGCCGGTGAAAACCAAACTGGAAAACCCGGTTCCTGAAAGGGAAAAtcgaatcgaagctgaaacggGTGGGCACCCGAGCCCGAACCCGAATATGTACCCGGGTAACACTCTCAGTCACAGTCACCCTGTAATACACTACACACCAGAAGCTGCTTATTCGGGTGCGGGTCATTCTCCACAACCGGTTCCTGTTTATTACATTTCAGCTCCGGTTCAACCAGGGACAGTGCCGGTCCAACCAGTTCCTATGCAGGCGCCTTATCCTTTTGTGCAACAGCCATATCATGCGGTGGTGCCAGCTCAGGTTCCAGTTGGGTACCATCAATATGTACCGGGTTCGGGTCAAGTTTATAGTCCGGGTGTCAGGCATGTGAGCCCGGGTCAACCATTCAGTCCCACGGCGGCGGTTCACGACGCGTTGAGGCAGCGTGTGTATCAAGCTGTGCACTCCGGTCCAGTTCCGGTTTACGCGGCGGCGGCCGTGGGTAAGGATGAACCGCAGAGAAGTGGAGCGGAGTTTGTGACGGGTCGGGGCACCATTTAA
- the LOC130714735 gene encoding anthocyanidin 3-O-glucosyltransferase 7-like isoform X1, protein MANPEENKHVAVFPFPFSSHILPVFNLALKLAHALPTSSFSFITTENSMSTLSSSFKTKPDNLNLYTAISDGTQEGHSYNPIEIVELFLQTGPENFQKGLDIAVAETKKPVTSIIADAFVTPTFDVAQALNVPWIPVWIPVSCSLSVHFYGDKIRAHVNINKSKTLDFLPGLPMLRVEDLPHDVLMSGTEKENVLTKTLVSLSWLLPQAKALVVSFFEELDPPDFVHDMRSNLQSMLYVPLFTTLSPPIPMDDDATGCLSWLDTQQAGKSVVYVSFGTTVVQPPQHELVAIAEALEESGFPFIWSLKDNLKGLLPKGFIERTSTRGKVLPWVPQARILSHGSVGAFVSQGGCNSTMEGMSNGVPMIFRPYFADQGMNARLGQDVWGIGIIIEGREFTKTALLNSLNLILVKEEGKKFRENCSKMNKIIQDAAGPKGSAVQDFKTLVDLISSP, encoded by the exons ATGGCAAACCCAGAGGAAAACAAGCACGTGGCAGTGTTCCCTTTCCCATTTAGTAGTCACATTTTGCCTGTGTTCAACCTAGCTCTCAAACTAGCTCATGCTCTTCCCACCTCTTCATTCTCATTCATCACCACAGAAAACAGTATGAGCACCCTTTCCTCAAGCTTCAAAACCAAACCAGACAACCTCAACCTCTACACCGCAATCAGTGACGGAACCCAAGAGGGTCACAGCTACAACCCCATAGAAATAGTAGAACTCTTCCTCCAAACCGGTCCTGAAAATTTCCAAAAGGGTTTAGACATTGCAGTTGCAGAGACTAAAAAGCCAGTCACATCCATTATTGCGGACGCATTTGTAACCCCTACCTTCGACGTGGCGCAAGCCCTTAACGTTCCATGGATTCCTGTTTGGATTCCAGTTTCATGCTCACTCTCTGTGCATTTCTATGGTGACAAAATAAGGGCACATGTCAACATTAATAAAAGTAAAACCCTTGATTTTCTTCCTGGTTTGCCTATGTTACGTGTTGAAGATTTACCACATGATGTGCTGATGAGTGGAACTGAGAAAGAGAATGTGCTTACAAAGACACTTGTTTCACTTTCTTGGCTACTACCACAAGCTAAAGCACTGGTTGTGAGTTTCTTTGAGGAACTCGACCCACCTGATTTTGTTCATGACATGAGATCTAATTTACAGTCTATGCTTTATGTGCCACTTTTTACCACTCTTTCACCACCAATACCCATGGATGATGATGCAACTGGATGCTTGTCATGGCTTGACACGCAACAAG CAGGTAAGTCAGTGGTGTATGTTAGCTTTGGAACCACTGTGGTTCAGCCACCACAACACGAGCTTGTTGCAATTGCAGAGGCATTAGAAGAGAGTGGGTTTCCATTTATTTGGTCTCTGAAGGATAATTTGAAGGGTCTTCTGCCAAAGGGGTTCATTGAGAGGACCAGCACGCGTGGCAAAGTGCTACCATGGGTGCCTCAAGCGAGAATCCTGAGCCATGGTAGCGTAGGAGCGTTTGTGAGTCAAGGTGGGTGCAACTCTACCATGGAAGGGATGTCAAATGGGGTGCCTATGATCTTCAGGCCTTACTTTGCTGATCAAGGTATGAATGCCAGATTGGGACAAGATGTGTGGGGGATTGGTATCATAATAGAGGGTAGGGAGTTCACCAAAACTGCCTTGCTTAACAGCTTGAATCTCATTCTGGTCAAGGAAGAGGGGAAAAAGTTTAGAGAAAATTGCTCCAAGATGAACAAGATTATACAAGATGCTGCTGGACCAAAAGGAAGTGCCGTACAGGATTTCAAGACTTTGGTGGACTTAATTTCAAGCCCATGA
- the LOC130715579 gene encoding cell number regulator 7-like: protein MGDLEKQLEKGLDLEVEEKERLLDFDMLCSTVALRAAQGKWGKLQGEEHEEHNEGGVFGGVLRMWEGDLFDCFDHRRIALESIFCPCYRFGKNMKRAGFGSCYIQAAVYFLLAIGSLISFIAFGVTRRNCFLYLALTFIVSIGAYLGFYRTRIRKKFNIKGSDSSLDDCVYHFACPCCTLCQESRTLEMNNVQDGTWHGRGDTICIGGFGEKMRASLYPPPILSIKSINENCKEPKTNLSNPS from the exons ATGGGGGATTTGGAGAAACAATTAGAGAAAGGATTGGATTTGGaggtggaagagaaggagaggtTGCTGGACTTTGACATGCTTTGTTCCACTGTGGCTTTGAGAGCTGCACAAGGGAAATGGGGGAAGCTGCAGGGGGAGGAACATGAAGAACACAATGAAGGTGGGGTATTTGGTGGTGTGTTGAGAATGTGGGAGGGTGATCTCTTTGATTGCTTTGATCATCGTCGCATAGCTCTTGAATCCATATT CTGTCCTTGCTACCGATTTGGGAAGAACATGAAGAGAGCTGGTTTTGGTTCTTGCTACATTCAG GCAGCAGTTTATTTTCTCCTTGCAATTGGTTCCTTGATTAGCTTCATTGCATTTGGTGTCACGAGACGCAACTGCTTTCTCTACCTGGCACTGACCTTCATTGTTTCTATTGGAGCATATTTAGGATTCTACAGGACTCGTATAAGAAAGAAATTCAACATCAAG GGTAGTGATAGTTCCTTGGATGATTGTGTCTACCATTTTGCCTGTCCTTGTTGCACATTATGTCAG GAATCCAGAACATTGGAAATGAACAATGTTCAAGATGGCACTTGGCATGGTCGTGGTGACACAATATGCATAGGTGGTTTTGGTGAAAAAATGAGAGCATCTTTGTATCCTCCTCCTATTCTCTCCATCAAGTCTATCAATGAAAATTGCAAGGAGCCAAAAACAAATCTCAGCAATCCATCTTGA
- the LOC130714735 gene encoding anthocyanidin 3-O-glucosyltransferase 7-like isoform X2, translating into MANPEENKHVAVFPFPFSSHILPVFNLALKLAHALPTSSFSFITTENSMSTLSSSFKTKPDNLNLYTAISDGTQEGHSYNPIEIVELFLQTGPENFQKGLDIAVAETKKPVTSIIADAFVTPTFDVAQALNVPWIPVWIPVSCSLSVHFYGDKIRAHVNINKSKTLDFLPGLPMLRVEDLPHDVLMSGTEKENVLTKTLVSLSWLLPQAKALVVSFFEELDPPDFVHDMRSNLQSMLYVPLFTTLSPPIPMDDDATGCLSWLDTQQGKSVVYVSFGTTVVQPPQHELVAIAEALEESGFPFIWSLKDNLKGLLPKGFIERTSTRGKVLPWVPQARILSHGSVGAFVSQGGCNSTMEGMSNGVPMIFRPYFADQGMNARLGQDVWGIGIIIEGREFTKTALLNSLNLILVKEEGKKFRENCSKMNKIIQDAAGPKGSAVQDFKTLVDLISSP; encoded by the exons ATGGCAAACCCAGAGGAAAACAAGCACGTGGCAGTGTTCCCTTTCCCATTTAGTAGTCACATTTTGCCTGTGTTCAACCTAGCTCTCAAACTAGCTCATGCTCTTCCCACCTCTTCATTCTCATTCATCACCACAGAAAACAGTATGAGCACCCTTTCCTCAAGCTTCAAAACCAAACCAGACAACCTCAACCTCTACACCGCAATCAGTGACGGAACCCAAGAGGGTCACAGCTACAACCCCATAGAAATAGTAGAACTCTTCCTCCAAACCGGTCCTGAAAATTTCCAAAAGGGTTTAGACATTGCAGTTGCAGAGACTAAAAAGCCAGTCACATCCATTATTGCGGACGCATTTGTAACCCCTACCTTCGACGTGGCGCAAGCCCTTAACGTTCCATGGATTCCTGTTTGGATTCCAGTTTCATGCTCACTCTCTGTGCATTTCTATGGTGACAAAATAAGGGCACATGTCAACATTAATAAAAGTAAAACCCTTGATTTTCTTCCTGGTTTGCCTATGTTACGTGTTGAAGATTTACCACATGATGTGCTGATGAGTGGAACTGAGAAAGAGAATGTGCTTACAAAGACACTTGTTTCACTTTCTTGGCTACTACCACAAGCTAAAGCACTGGTTGTGAGTTTCTTTGAGGAACTCGACCCACCTGATTTTGTTCATGACATGAGATCTAATTTACAGTCTATGCTTTATGTGCCACTTTTTACCACTCTTTCACCACCAATACCCATGGATGATGATGCAACTGGATGCTTGTCATGGCTTGACACGCAACAAG GTAAGTCAGTGGTGTATGTTAGCTTTGGAACCACTGTGGTTCAGCCACCACAACACGAGCTTGTTGCAATTGCAGAGGCATTAGAAGAGAGTGGGTTTCCATTTATTTGGTCTCTGAAGGATAATTTGAAGGGTCTTCTGCCAAAGGGGTTCATTGAGAGGACCAGCACGCGTGGCAAAGTGCTACCATGGGTGCCTCAAGCGAGAATCCTGAGCCATGGTAGCGTAGGAGCGTTTGTGAGTCAAGGTGGGTGCAACTCTACCATGGAAGGGATGTCAAATGGGGTGCCTATGATCTTCAGGCCTTACTTTGCTGATCAAGGTATGAATGCCAGATTGGGACAAGATGTGTGGGGGATTGGTATCATAATAGAGGGTAGGGAGTTCACCAAAACTGCCTTGCTTAACAGCTTGAATCTCATTCTGGTCAAGGAAGAGGGGAAAAAGTTTAGAGAAAATTGCTCCAAGATGAACAAGATTATACAAGATGCTGCTGGACCAAAAGGAAGTGCCGTACAGGATTTCAAGACTTTGGTGGACTTAATTTCAAGCCCATGA